The region CTCCTTCGGGGACTACGCCGTCGCGAGCCCGATGAAGTTCTACCCCATCCTGGACGGCGGGCTCCTCACGTCGGCGCGCCGTCCCCTGGACGGGATCCGGCTGACCGGCCTGGGACCCTTGTTCAGCCTCCGCGCGAGCACGATCCTGATCGAGCGATCCCTGGAGTACCGGAGGCTGCGCGTCGCGGGCCTCCTGCTCGCCGTCCCGCTCTGGCTCAAGAGCGCCGCCGTGGCGGTCGTGAAGAGGCTCACGCCCGGAGCGCGCGACCGCTGGGGACCTTCCGTGGGCGAGCGTTCCTCGGGGGAGACGGGCGATTTCGATCCGCGCTGGGTCGACCGGCGTATGTCGTGGACGTCGCGGGTCGTGATGCGGCGGTCCTCCCGTTCCCGCATCGTGGATCTGCGGCGCCGGCACTACGCGTATCTTCTGGACCGGCTCTCGGGCTTGCGAGGGGCGCATCCGCTACGGCCCGAGCTGCCGGAGGGAGTGGTGCCCTACCTCTTTCCCCTGGTCGTCGAGGATCCGGCCCGCGTGTTCCCCAGGCTCAAGCGGAAGGGAGTGCCGATCACGCGATTCGGAGAGTTCCTGTCCGAACGCGTGAGCTTCGAGGAGCACGCCGAGGCGGCTGCTCTCTCGCGCACGGTGCTTCAGTTCCCCTGTCATCAGGAATTGGAGCCCGAGGAGTTGGCGTGGATGGCGGACACGATCCGAGCCGTTCTCCTGGAGGAGGAGCGCGAGGGCGGCACGGTGGAGCCGGCGGTCCAAGGGGGGCGCTCGAGTTGAGCTGGAAGCTCCAGCCGGCCCGCGCGGCCTTCGAGGAGCACCGCGCGTTCTGGGATGACCTGAACCGCCGAGGGTCGGGTCACGTCCTGCTCGACAGCGCCTTCATCGCCCCTCTCGTCCGGCAGTTCGGATCCGAGCGGACGCTCCTGGCCGTGAACACGGACCCCTCGTCGCCCGGCGCGATGCTTCTCGAGGCGCGTCGCGGCGGGTTCTGGAACACCTTCCAGCCTTCGCAGGCGCCGATCGGATTGGCGCTGCTTCCCGGGTCCCCGGATCCTTCCCGGCCCGTGCGCGAGCTCATGAGCCGCCTCCCCGGATATGCGCTCGAGATCGGCATCCTGCAACAGGACCCGGAGATCTCCGACTTCCGCGCGGCTCCTCCGTCCGGATTGGTCCGTGTCGCGCCCTACATCGAAACCGCGCGTGTCAGCGTCCGCGGCTCGTTCTCGGAGTACTGGAACGCGCGCGGCAAGGACCTGAAGACCAACCTCGAGCGGAGGGTGCGCCGCCTCGATCGTCAGGGGATCCGGCACGAGGTCCAGATCGTGCGAACTGCGGACCGGATCCCCGAGGCCATCCGCGACTACGCGAGACTCGAGGGCACCGGGTGGAAGGCGGGCATGGGGACCGCCGTGTCATCCGACAACGACCAGGGTCGCTACTACCGCGACGTGCTGGAGGCCCTCTGTGAGCGTGGCGAGGCCGCGGTGTTCCAGCTCACGCTCGACGGCCACGTCGTGGCGAGCCAGCTCGGTGTGAGTCGGAATGGAATCCTGGTCCTCCTGAAGATGGCCTACGACGAGGCCTTCCAGGAGCACTCACCGGGATACATCCTGCAGCACAAGATCCTCGAATCCGTCTTCCAGGACTCGAGCATGAAGTCCGTCGAGTTCTACGGGAGAGTGCGCCGGGGCTGGACCGACAAGTGGACGGACGAGACGCGCACCATGGTGCACGTGACGTTCTATCGCCACTCGTGGGTGGATCCCGCTCTGAAGCTGGTGCGATCCCTGGCCCGCCCCAGGTCGCGGTCGGAAAGCGCCTAAACGCCGGACGAGCAGGGATCGACCGGAAACGAAAAGAGCCCCGGCCGGGGAGACGCCGGGGCCCTTCGCTTCATGATGCGGGACGGTCTATTCGATGATCTCCGAGAGGAGGTAGAACGCCTCTTCCCAGGTCTCGGCCTCCACGAGCGGCAAGTTGATCGACGCGAAGCCGACGCAGTGGAGATCGATGATCCTGGACTTCCGACCCACCGCGATCGCCTGGGTCACCCAGACGGAAAGTCCCAGTGTGGCGGCTCGGTTCACGGCATCCTTCTCGGTCATTCTCTTCACCTCCCGGCGTTGGAACCGTCACGGATGATTGCACCCGCTGTGCCATGACGTTCCGATGGTGCCGCCGGCGCGGTCAGGGCAACGTAAGATGCTCGTGAATGGAGGTTTGTACCTTTAGACAGCACCTGTCGAGCCGCCCTGGAGGAGCACCCGGCTGTGCCGTGAGACTGCACACTGTGCCGGTTTGGCCCGCTCGTGGGTGCTCCACCCCACCCACCACTCCTTGCTGACAGGCCTCCCCGTGCCCCACTAGACTGCGCCGGTGATATGGGGATGGGTCCACCTCGCCGCCTGCTTGCTGCTCGGGATCGCGCTCGTTCGCCTTCTCCCCATCCGGTTCTACCTCCCGGAGCTGGCATCCGCGGCGTGCCTCGCGGGGCTCCTTTCGGGAACGGTCATCACGCTCGCCTCGGTCTGCTTCCTGGGTTACGGAGCGGGCGTCTGGGTCGCGATCGCCGCGATGGCGGCGATCTCCGCCGCAGCGCTCGCGCGCCGCTCGCCCCAGAGCGCCGGATGGGTGACGCCGATGTTCCCGAGGAGAGGGCAAGCCGTCGCGTGGCTTCTCCTCACGCTCGCCACGGGCGGTGTTCTCGGCTGGCTCTTCCTCACCCACATGCTCTGGGAACGCGGAGGCGTTCTCCACACGGGCGGCGGCACGTGGGGAGATCTGGCTCTTCACATGAGCCTGATCACTCGTTTCGCCGAGCAGGCTCGGTTCACGTGGGACATGCCGGTCTACCACGGATCCAAGCTCTCCTACCCGTTCCTGATCGACTTCACGAGCGGAGTTCTCCTGCGCCAGGGCCTCTCCGTTCAGGCCTCTCTGATCATCCCGGGTCTCCTCCTGTCCCTCGCGTTCGTCCAGCTCCTCTTCTTCCTGGCGTACCGCTGGTTTCGAAGCGTGGCCGCGGCCGTTCTCGCCGTGGTGATGTTCCTCGCGAACGGAAGCCCGGCGGGGCTCGCGTACTTCTGGAAGGACTGGCAGGCCAGCGGAGTCCCCCTTCAGGAGTTCCTCCTGGCCATGAAGGTGGAGTACGCGCACCTCGGGGATCACAACCTGCGCTTCTCCAACATCGTGGCCGACTACTTCCTGCCCCAGCGGGGCGTCCTCTACGGCTTGCCCGCATTCACCCTGGCCACGCTCCTCCTGTGGCAGGCATGGAGCCGGCCCGAGGCGCGGACGCGACTCCTCCTCGGCACGGCGATCCTCCTCGGGCTCCTTCCCTTCGCGCACGTGCACACGTACTTGGTTCTGATCGGCGTGTGGGGCTGGCTCGCCCTCGTCGCCGTCATCCGGGAACGCCGGCTCACGACGGCATGGGTGGGATTCCTTCTTCTCGGGCTCCTTCTATCGGCGCCGCAGCTCTCCTGGCAGCTCGGCGCGAGCTACGGCTCCGGGTTCTCGAAGTGGTACTTCGGCTGGATGAGGGCGCCGGACGAGAGCATCCTGACCTTCTGGCTCCGGAACATGGGACCCGGCTTCGTCTTCGTCTTCGCGAACCTCGTCTTCGTCTGGCGTCTGAGACGACAGGATCCCTTCCTCCTCCACTTCTACCTCCCCCTCGTCGCCCTCTTCGTCCTCACGAACGTGTACCTCTTCCAGCCGCACGCTTACGACAACATGAAATTCATGCTCTACAGCTACCTCGCGCTCTGCCTCGTGCTCGGCGCCTGGCTGGCTCGCTGGCTATGGGGTCCGACGCCGTTGCCGGCGCTGGCGGCGCTCCTCGTCGTCGCGATGACGCTCTGCGGCGCGATCTCGATCCTGAGAGAGTCCTACACGGTCTGGCCCTTCCACGTGGCCGAGGACGTGGACGTGGCGAAGCGCTTCCAGCAGGTGGTCCCTCCCGAGTCGCGCGTGCTGACCTCGGACCAGCACAATCACTTCGTTCCCACGCTGGCGGGGCGCCGCATCGTGATGGGGTATCGCGGCTGGCTCTGGACGCACGGCGTGGATTACTCGACACTCGAGCGGGACGTGGGCTCCATGTACGAGGGGGACAGCCTCTCCGTGCCGCTCTTCCAGAGGTACGGCGTGGAGTACGTCGTGATCGGGCCCAGCGAGCGGTCCTCGTTC is a window of Candidatus Eisenbacteria bacterium DNA encoding:
- a CDS encoding DegT/DnrJ/EryC1/StrS family aminotransferase, whose amino-acid sequence is MHESPADPGSYPAPRIPLFPVLSSRTFGASGPGAPSVLDSKWVLPLTYGRMAIALALRELGVTPGDRVLLPSYHCLSMVDPVLHAGAEPVFYRLHRDGSVNLDDVRSRIGPRTRALVVVHYFGFPQDMEAVCALCADSRLPLIEDCAHAMFGSFRGSALGSFGDYAVASPMKFYPILDGGLLTSARRPLDGIRLTGLGPLFSLRASTILIERSLEYRRLRVAGLLLAVPLWLKSAAVAVVKRLTPGARDRWGPSVGERSSGETGDFDPRWVDRRMSWTSRVVMRRSSRSRIVDLRRRHYAYLLDRLSGLRGAHPLRPELPEGVVPYLFPLVVEDPARVFPRLKRKGVPITRFGEFLSERVSFEEHAEAAALSRTVLQFPCHQELEPEELAWMADTIRAVLLEEEREGGTVEPAVQGGRSS
- a CDS encoding GNAT family N-acetyltransferase, with product MSWKLQPARAAFEEHRAFWDDLNRRGSGHVLLDSAFIAPLVRQFGSERTLLAVNTDPSSPGAMLLEARRGGFWNTFQPSQAPIGLALLPGSPDPSRPVRELMSRLPGYALEIGILQQDPEISDFRAAPPSGLVRVAPYIETARVSVRGSFSEYWNARGKDLKTNLERRVRRLDRQGIRHEVQIVRTADRIPEAIRDYARLEGTGWKAGMGTAVSSDNDQGRYYRDVLEALCERGEAAVFQLTLDGHVVASQLGVSRNGILVLLKMAYDEAFQEHSPGYILQHKILESVFQDSSMKSVEFYGRVRRGWTDKWTDETRTMVHVTFYRHSWVDPALKLVRSLARPRSRSESA